Genomic DNA from Limanda limanda chromosome 8, fLimLim1.1, whole genome shotgun sequence:
TGTGGGGGAAGGAGACATTCAGGACAAATATAGCTTTTAAAGGAGAATTTACATCTTGATGTTACCAACAACTTGCTTTCAGATTTGTCTTTAAAACAGCCAATGTTTCGTACTAGTCCCCGATGACCTCGGTGTGTATTGACACAATCAAATTTGGGAGTTCAAGAACAGCAGAGACGTGCATTCAGTTCACAATGTCTTTATTTAATAATGGATTCTATAGCAAACCCCATTAGACATAGGTCGCCCAGCTGCCTAAAACAAGAGTGAGAGACTCAGTTGGTTCAGAGtcacaattagggttgcaaaggggcggaaagtttccggtaaatttccggaaacgtTCCATGGAAAAGAGTATAAAGAAAAAACTTCTGTTAAGTTCGGGAATTTgggaaattttgaaaaaaaacaaactactcaaattaaacgctgagcaataaaaacatcattcaaaattctattttaaagatgtatggaatgcagcacacactacactttgaatttcaaccctccactctgcattcttaaatcacatgcacagataattcccagcatcctgcacactacagcagggctgttgaagcctgctgtagtgtgcaggactagtcaggtaagtttcgatgatataaCTGGGGAatacatattagcatgcttattaaggattgttcatctagcctatttcaattaatttatccatcaattgtaaaatattttcacagacgattcaattgtttggctaactatttatatctctggcattgcattagtgtttttttacgaacttttttctcatcttattctacagaacaatgccatgtgcaccatctcatgtgtggagacatttcaccacatccaatgtagaagaaaaggctgtgtacatttgaaaaaactgtgcaaagacctatctTAAGAATGACacagatgcagaagcatatagtcaagtgcccaaagtttcctcagggctcaaatcagcctataacaaaacataatgcttatatttatgtctgtatatgtcaaggtaaatacagttagtataaattatccacaaaatgttcagtttattccctttaattcccgtatattcccatggaaagtttccaactttgaatattcctggaattttgcaaccctagtcacaatacaatatttataaacacacaataaGTCAAAGGTAGAACAGTCCATCAGGAATGTGATGCCTGAGACATCGACCAAATCATTAGTCATCCAATTGCAACCGAATACATTAAGGGGATCACCCTTCACGTTGCTGTTATTACCTTCCTCAATATGGGGCCCTACTTTACAGTGACAATGGACAATGGAGTCTGTGCTGTGGCTCAAACGGGGGAGAGGCGAACCCTGAATCTTCTCTCAAACACGTGGCCACAGAAATCTGGGTcgacacacagccacacaactGAACGTACAAGACACCTCATTAGATTtcaagcagaaaaataaaaccgCCTTCTCCCAGTCTCCCCTTACCGGCACAAACACAGCAGTCACCATCTACCAGGCATCAGACAAAGAGGCAGTAATTGCCCACACCTGTCCTTATAAAGGCGGGGAGCTCTCCAATCCCACCTATCAGGGCGCTGCTCTAACTCCTAGCTGTCAACCCTCTCATACGGAAGAACGGGCCTCAGCATGAAGGGGTTCAAATATAGCATGCACACTATGTGAATACATTGAGACCATGACCTCTTTCTGTCAGAGGCAAAAGTAACAAGATATTGTTGTTTGATTGAAATGACATTTCATATATGATTGATTGCTGCCCTCATccccctttttttctccctcctttgTCAGTGTTGAAGCTTGGAAACGCAGTAAATTCCATCGAGGCTGCCAAACGATCCGTGCGACTCTCTGACCGAGTGCTGTGCCTGTGCCTCACTGCAGCCAACATCAACCGCGCCCTCTCCCTTATCTGCGACAATGTACTTTGGGCCAGAAGTGTCGGCCTTATCTGTAACATCAACCAGGAAAGTTGGAGCCTAACCTCCTCTCGCTGCTACTTCCTCTCAGTGATTATGAATGTGACTAGAGACTTTTATGTGGTGCTGCAGTTAATGATGcggaaagcaaaagataaagaCTTTAGACAGAAAATGTCTCAGCACCTCAGCGAGAATCCTGAAGTGGCTGAAGTTGTTATTCCTCAGCTGGatgcttttctctttctgctgtTCGAAAGCCTTAAATCGCATCCGGCTGTCGCCTTGGACACCCTGAAAAACGTTTGTGATCTGTTCAGTCCATTAGACAGGTTGGGAATTTACCCAACAAATGCAGGAGTGGTGGCATTTTGTGGTCTGGTATCCTCACTGATTGGAATACTGACCATCGCAAAGCCCACTTTAAATATGAAACCATGATAACAAAGGTGCAGATAAAGCTTACGGACTAACTGCAGGTCAGAAGGTGAATTGTGATAGGGGTTTATTATTGGTGTCAGTTAGCTGGTGCTGTAATGGGCTGGGGTTAACCTGGTGCACAACGAGATTAGTG
This window encodes:
- the pex11a gene encoding peroxisomal membrane protein 11A; amino-acid sequence: MDTVVKFTSISQGKDRVFSATQFACALSTHLLRSSSHRKELVAKLKIVEANISAGRKLLKLGNAVNSIEAAKRSVRLSDRVLCLCLTAANINRALSLICDNVLWARSVGLICNINQESWSLTSSRCYFLSVIMNVTRDFYVVLQLMMRKAKDKDFRQKMSQHLSENPEVAEVVIPQLDAFLFLLFESLKSHPAVALDTLKNVCDLFSPLDRLGIYPTNAGVVAFCGLVSSLIGILTIAKPTLNMKP